Below is a window of Glandiceps talaboti chromosome 15, keGlaTala1.1, whole genome shotgun sequence DNA.
gtgtgtgtgtgtgtgtgtgtgtgtgtgtgtgcgcgcgcgcgcgcgcgtgtggcGGGCGGGGGTGTTCAGAACGACTACTTTTCTTGCAGTGTAGGGGAACTAGTAGTGTTGAAGAATAACGCAATATCACCATGTCACAATCAGAAAAAACTACAAACTGGTCAAGGTACCTTTTTCTAGAAATTCACTCTTAAGATAGATTTATTGCTCTCAACGTAAAGTTGAAAATAGATACATATTATGCATTCATCTAATAAACTATAACAAAGATGACAAACATGTTGGGTTGAGCTTGGCTCTTAATTTGGACAATTAGtaattaaatataattaattcatataCTAGTAGTCTCTAACAAGACAATCCGTCTAGTCTATTGGGGTCAATAATTTTCAAGAATCTTATTCGTTCACTTGTAATTCTGCATCAAAATGAACGCACAATAAAACACAAGACAGctacaatatatgaaatataactAGGTCGAAAAACAACGCTACTACCAACTGGAGAATCGAACAATGAAACCCTTTCACATTCATACAAATCAACATCTAACTCTGTAAATTCGGGACAGGTGCATTCTAGTTCGTTTGTATAGTGAACGGCATTCTTGGGACACCCAGCGGCTCCGAATGGAATGACTTGGCTATGGTACTCCGGTATGCTGTTGTCGATGTCACGGACGCGACGTGTGTGGGTTATTCTTTTGTCTTTTACGGCATGGTGAAGCACGATGTTCTTAGAGTCGTCTCGCTCGTAGTAATATGGGAAGTCGTTGGCTGACCGTTTTCGTCTTGTCTTTTCCTCTAGTCTATacacagttgtaatggtgtAAGTGTCAGATAATCCAGACAAGGCCTTGTTTATAAATACTGATCTATGGATTGGCACTAAAAAGAGAAGGAAGAGGTGATTAAAAGCATTTCCAAGTGTAAACGTAGAGGGCGTTTTTTTCAGTTACGTTTACTTcgaattgaaattcgaattacTGAACACGTGTTATAATGATAAGAGTAACCTATAGCTAGGCACGCGTTATTggtttttaaattcattttatatGGAGAATCGCCAGATTTCAGAGCAGACGACAAATCTCTgaacaactatggtatagtctAATTCGAATACAGAATAAAAATCATGTGAAGTAATTTATTAGTaaccaatatatatttttttcttcaaaaaatctTCCTACCACACCAAGTTCGGCGATTCAGAATTAATTCTAAACAAGAGTTCATGTACATTATATCAGTGCGTGCAAACCAGGGGGTGGGAGGGGTGATACTTTTGTGCAATTACATTTTTGTCGCATTCCAATGCAAGGAGGGTATAGGGCCAATCTTCTTCACGCACTGAACTTCTGAAACCCCCTCCCTCATGTAATATGTGCCCAGCCCCTTAGCGACgtttatttgttgccacaatcGCATCCTGAAAACTCACCTGGTCTTAAATCGCCACCGTCAGTTAACTCCACGTACTGTTGTGATTGCAACGGTTGCTCAAAGTCGCTGCTCAAGTCTGCAATAGTGTACGTTGAGTTATCTCCACTTTTGGACAGCGACAAGTCGGCATCAACGTGTGCCACATATCGGTCTGTTAAAGAGGCATGCAGGCATCCCTGTTTCACCGAAAAAAAAGAATGCTAGtaagatatttttattttaaggTTGTGAAGGCATTTGCAACTGTCAAAAGTCTTTACTCTACAGCACAATCACTGGTTGGCTGATATTTAATGCAAAGATGACCACAACTCGTCTAAACAGAAGCAGACACCAGCGACGGTATTTTGAGTATTTGGAAATACCTAACGCAAAATACTaggaccatccttgaatagaatactAGCCTACAAGAGACTGAGCTCTAGATAACAGACTGTGCGCCAAATCTACCAAGATTTTCCTatccattgtttttttttcaaaagttttagtaTATCTGGTTGAAACGTTAACCACATCTGTAGAACAACTTGTGATTTGGGCAGTGGTGCACCGTACCGAGCCGCATTAGCGCCCTCGCTCAGGCAAGGGCCACTCTAAAAATGGTAACAAAAGCGCCCAGGGCGCTACCGTGGCTTGTACTTACATCTGGGTAAGTATCACCAGCATAGTCTTGCCCTCGGCAAACCATGAACAACATCAACTTGAGGGTGTAGTCTCTTCTTAACAACGCTGGTGAAAATTTTACTTCGAGAGTCACTTCTTCCTTGTGCAGCACGCCCCTAGCACCATCTACGGAGAATTCTTCGTTGTTTATTCCTAGATGGAAGGACAAAGATAGCACAAAGTTTTTAAAGGTTTACAGCACGAATAGTTGAACATGTTAATAGCTCATAGGattttgacccccccccccccgtttcaCTGTGGAATGCTTTATTCCATTAaacattaggtgtgaaaaacagttatctgaTAAAGCTAGagaaaaagttggcccagagcaaaagaataatcctatgtaagcCTCACGGCTCCACTAATAAATTAACACAAATACCAGAaactgggattgaatcatgggtctTTTAGTTGGACAGTTTGTGGGTTTGATCTACCGCATTAATGAGTATATGTTGGTCACGATGATTTTAGTAGACAGTGCAaaacatgaataaaaaataaagtcaAAGTGAACAAATTATGGGTAGAAACAGAAGccatgtgtatattttttttatctcgattacagcacagacaagtaacacttGTCTGATTACACGCAATCTGATTAAAGttcgatgtagtgtacactgcatgatttctttttggctgttccgtttactgtcgtttgttctttaaggagtgctcacaaaagaacaaacgacagtaaacataacagccaaaagAAATCGCgccgtgtacactacatcggattttaatcagatttttGAATTAtggggtgattatatccacaaaATAGGGGCACCACTGTCACTCATGTACTCCATCACACCAAACAACAGTCCGTAGTTTTAATTTGCATCTCTTAGTCTGCTGCAACCTCGATTGTTGATGTAGTATCAGTTGTATGAAGGTCTCGCACTCAAATTCCTTACCTCTGAGAGATACCAATGTAATGGTGATTTGGTCATCTTCAGCATCCTCAAGCAGCACTGTCGTCTGGATTGTGATAGATGCAGTCACAATAGCAGCATCCTGGGGGATGATGGTACATGACGCCACCACAGTCTGGTTATCCACGAGGTCACAGCTGTAGGTGTCGTAGAGAAACTCAAACTCGCCACTTGCATCAACCGGAACGTTGTTTGATGCCAACGAGGTATCGATTTGCAGGATAAACTTGAAATCCCAAATCTGTCATAAAAGATGAACATCAAATATAAGTAATTCATGCGCGCGGGGAATCCAGACGACCGAATTTTATTGAATTAAACATGTCATTTTGTGACTGACTTTTAATGTCAAATTTCATGACATCCCTTCCCCGTTCTTTCCCGCCATTCTCCCTGAAATTCAAGTTGTTCAGTGAACTACTAGTAGTTACCAAGAGTTTAGACTTTCGTACAGGACTGAATAGATGAGTTCAAGAATTTTTCTGCTAGGTTCCCTTGTCGATCAAAACGAATCCCAGTTAATGACCACAATTgtcaatttatatacatgtatgaacttTATACCCAAATGTTTCATCAAGGTAAACTGCATAGATAACATGTACACTTAACAGGTGG
It encodes the following:
- the LOC144446183 gene encoding uncharacterized protein LOC144446183, with translation MALVSISSLLVILLFPRSVLSAFGDDISTDNADNRFSNMGQVFKEEFNVTLGQVQLELTVQDTDGIDELWVLDFQPFRFIQNALPVEANTGELIRSRTGECSSVYEDSNFPTYLQDEYFQNKSSAELSGRNLFSGFVRDSYVDGDGHRNNKVFYEGDLQTFFECMKSDGSTSIWEVTTDSQDEIEYRTKLYATNVRPKVGDSATGGISFVQSHIELIWRLSRTAIGKFIISSTAILKPIFEFAIVGTVYGVDDKPIPTQASLHLRFTTVLDSSTQMVVYQANSVKYTPENDTVNHAIQTVVQTPSTNVLSSPVCTIALDEGTGKELQCTQIWDFKFILQIDTSLASNNVPVDASGEFEFLYDTYSCDLVDNQTVVASCTIIPQDAAIVTASITIQTTVLLEDAEDDQITITLVSLRGINNEEFSVDGARGVLHKEEVTLEVKFSPALLRRDYTLKLMLFMVCRGQDYAGDTYPDGCLHASLTDRYVAHVDADLSLSKSGDNSTYTIADLSSDFEQPLQSQQYVELTDGGDLRPVPIHRSVFINKALSGLSDTYTITTVYRLEEKTRRKRSANDFPYYYERDDSKNIVLHHAVKDKRITHTRRVRDIDNSIPEYHSQVIPFGAAGCPKNAVHYTNELECTCPEFTELDVDLYECERVSLFDSPVGSSVVFRPSYISYIVAVLCFIVRSF